The Podospora pseudopauciseta strain CBS 411.78 chromosome 2 map unlocalized CBS411.78m_2, whole genome shotgun sequence genome has a window encoding:
- the AZF1 gene encoding DNA-binding transcription factor (EggNog:ENOG503NW8N; COG:K) → MALSEHLPAPANWSRWPQHHPTSGDYAMMEHNVMPYESRQATAAPPQRPPLASQYFSSNPFSLAPITNGVPAPQYQPPVTYSGYHSYTPSPVLGSPFRANTYPEQQTRVMPVESGLARGSVTPQAGHSPVQENQSPSVKAERQLSVTAEVTMPCKTIEANLTVAGQQPHEFHTPLDTLMKAVQAKAEKPAECKTETSRTEAQGRGLPSSSQSQASTRTRRSVAGSGGPLKRYACGIAGCSKMFSQKTHLDTHRRAHTGESPYQCTLCGKDFTQPGNLKAHWRRHMGEKPFSCTLCDKRFPQRGNLQAHMKSHDKTRPFICLLDNCNKAFSVRGNLKSHQNKFHEDTIKRLTTRFATITDWSTASYEDKELFEYLSNLYKNSNKGIKGRGKRRNVAVVVSQHHQGHLSTPVSPTNSTHHHHPHQSPMHLHHTGLPQLQLCMPQPRHDGLPYHGVSSPAAYNMSSRPASLMVNTSGRRPHSGYGMYDTDESSVSSSGPVTPNPHIYGDDHGRDLAFNDRMPY, encoded by the exons ATGGCTCTCTCGGAACACCTCCCGGCTCCTGCCAACTGGTCTCGGTGGCCTCAGCATCATCCCACAAGCGGAGACTACGCCATGATGGAGCACAACGTGATGCCGTACGAGTCTCGTCAGGCAACGGCCGCTCCCCCTCAACGACCCCCTTTGGCCTCCCAGTACTTTAGCAGCAACCCCTTCAGTCTCGCCCCCATCACGAACGGCGTGCCAGCGCCTCAATACCAACCACCCGTCACCTACAGCGGATATCACTCATACACCCCATCTCCAGTCCTGGGTTCACCTTTCAGAGCCAACACTTACCCGGAACAGCAGACGAGGGTCATGCCAGTCGAGTCCGGTCTTGCCCGAGGGTCAGTGACGCCCCAGGCTGGCCATTCACCAGTGCAGGAAAACCAGAGTCCATCAGTCAAGGCCGAACGTCAACTCTCCGTCACTGCCGAGGTCACGATGCCCTGCAAGACGATCGAGGCGAACTTGACCGTGGCTGGCCAGCAACCCCACGAGTTCCATACCCCATTGGATACTCTAATGAAGGCAGTCCAggccaaggccgagaagccAGCTGAGTGCAAGACCGAAACCTCACGGACAGAGGCTCAAGGCAGAGGG CTACCATCCTCTTCGCAAAGCCAGGCGTCCACACGAACGAGAAGAAGCGTTGCTGGGAGCGGTGGTCCACTCAAGCGTTACGCCTGCGGTATCGCTGGGTGCTCCAAGATGTTTAGCCAGAAAACACACCTCGACACTCATCGGCGAGCCCATACGGGAGAGTCACCTTAT CAATGCACCCTGTGTGGCAAAGACTTCACTCAGCCTGGAAACCTCAAGGCTCACTGGCGCCGGCACATGGGAGAGAAGCCTTTCTCTTGCACTCTGTGTGATAAGCGCTTCCCCCAGCGCGGAAACCTTCAGGCTCATATGAAGAGCCACGACAAGACGAGGCCCTTCATCTGCCTGCTCGATAACTGCAACAAAGCCTTCTCTGTTCGGGGAAATCTCAAG TCTCACCAAAACAAGTTCCACGAGGACACCATCAAAAGACTAACAACCCGTTTCGCTACCATCACCGACTGGAGCACCGCCTCCTACGAGGACAAGGAGCTGTTTGAGTACCTATCCAACCTCTACAAGAACAGCAACAAGGGAATCAAGGGCCGAGGAAAAAGGCGGAACGTTGCCGTCGTCGTTTcccagcatcaccaaggcCACCTCAGCACACCCGTCAGCCCGACGAACTcgacccatcatcaccacccccatcagtCACCGATGCATCTCCACCACACTGGTCTCCCGCAACTCCAGCTCTGCATGCCCCAGCCAAGACACGACGGCCTCCCGTACCACGGCGTCAGCAGCCCCGCGGCATACAACATGAGCAGCCGACCGGCAAGCCTGATGGTCAACACGAGCGGGCGAAGACCACACAGCGGATACGGCATGTACGACACCGACGAGAGCAGCGTTTCCAGTAGCGGACCTGTCACGCCAAACCCGCACATATATGGGGATGACCACGGGAGAGATCTTGCCTTTAATGACAGGATGCCATACTAA
- a CDS encoding uncharacterized protein (EggNog:ENOG503P2YM) yields MPRPGRPGRSRRSESVDHDSVHYVKESAALTSVELGPDEGEWPCFVLSDAIIYRKDGKTLANPLMVHSEGPLVIRGLLEIDKETKKYVKIPVVKGVHLEITDSTKYSISDEPFALWVSGTSGWFEIQPSRKYLPMYREVAEAANLYYRVFVAHDDHHKLVKLCKKSGRKQPPPLSLDQIFLHYAVKIGSGIVRDEVEALCDKWAEFFISHFKKENQLDWKPTRFAQWLISKHPASITFYELEKRVEDAAKGLPIPVPPPPQLEDSEDEVLRMRRKSKAVIQGQDVDMVEVAPTRSQKLPSRPISQSQSRPVESPVPLPEKYLNIGKPTLATPQPLPQAPSQSASPAAQAVPDSPVDRLLGILDEVVQDSPDLHARAPSTIFNMVYFKAKIKDYRGSREILSYYAKDLFPRLDPNIWAGTPFHTWLEATSRNWDGQLLHVREEEIPSQMYRRGRIGPRAPRAPQQPSAPTTSNRNVVSGKRSTLRPGPSSKKRPASDLYEDEDEYDSRCGKRSFTQSFEGDNLDHDDDDEDSDDSVETEVNPELATPDDPASLLPLPAGASRIVIQAERLPTLSPSGPNGSWVCPNEECGYVVRSADEPGAQEIIEEHFRAHEYNTQKIDLALTEGRRGHLPIDNLLAKIREKGKESLKKKRGVLGGKDNKPDEKAQVFRDRVKTRLLV; encoded by the exons ATGCCACGCCCAGGACGGCCAGGGCGTTCAAGGCGCTCTGAATCCGTCGATCACGACTCTGTTCATTATGTCAAGGAGAGCGCAGCCCTGACGTCGGTCGAACTCGGCCCCGACGAGGGTGAATGGCCCTGTTTTGTCCTCTCGGACGCTATTATTTATCGGAAAGATGGCAAAACActcgccaaccccctcatGGTTCATTCAGAAGGACCTTTGGTGATTCGCGGATTGCTTGAAATCGACAAAGAAACCAAGAAAT ATGTCAAAATTCCCGTGGTCAAGGGTGTACATCTCGAAATCACAGACTCAACCAAGTACTCCATTAGTGATGAGCCGTTCGCCCTCTGGGTGTCCGGTACTTCTGGTTGGTTCGAAATCCAACCATCCAGGAAGTACCTTCCTATGTATCGGGAAGTGGCCGAGGCAGCAAACCTTTACTATCGTGTCTTTGTTGCCCACGACGATCACCATAAGTTGGTCAAGCTCTGCAAGAAAAGCGGAAGAAAGCAGCCGCCCCCGTTGTCTCTCGACCAGATCTTTCTGCATTATGCTGTCAAGATTGGAAGCGGCATTGTGAgggacgaggtggaggcTCTGTGCGACAAGTGGGCCGAGTTCTTCATCTCGCACTTTAAGAAAGAGAACCAGCTCGACTGGAAGCCGACACGATTTGCGCAGTGGCTCATTTCGAAGCACCCGGCAAGTATAACGTTCTAT GAGCTTGAAAAACGGGTTGAGGACGCAGCTAAGGGGCTGCCCATTCCGgtgcctccacctcctcagctGGAGGACTCCGAAGACGAGGTCCTTCGGATGAGAAGGAAGAGCAAAGCGGTTATCCAAGGTCAAGATGTGGACATGGTCGAAGTTGCCCCTACCCGCTCGCAGAAATTGCCGAGCAGACCCATTTCGCAGTCTCAGTCAAGGCCAGTAGAAAGTCCGGTACCACTGCCGGAAAAGTACTTGAACATCGGAAAGCCGACGTTAGCCACGCCCCAGCCACTGCCGCAGGCCCCGTCACAGTCGGCCTCTCCTGCTGCCCAGGCAGTTCCCGATTCTCCGGTTGATCGGCTTCTGGGAATCCTTGATGAGGTGGTTCAAGATAGCCCAGATTTACACGCTAGGGCGCCATCAACGATTTTCAATATGGTCTATTTCAAAGCTAAGATCAAGGACTATCGTGGATCCCGTGAGATTCTCTCTTATTACGCCAAAGACTTGTTCCCACGGCTGGACCCGAACATCTGGGCCGGGACCCCCTTCCATACGTGGCTCGAGGCAACGTCACGAAACTGGGACGGGCAGCTTTTGCACGTcagggaggaggaaatcCCCTCACAGATGTATCGCAGAGGCAGGATAGGACCCAGAGCCCCGAGGGCACCACAGCAGCCCTCCGCCCCAACTACTTCGAATCGTAACGTCGTCTCTGGGAAGCGGTCGACGTTGAGGCCAGGGCCATCGTCGAAGAAGCGGCCAGCTAGCGATTTGtacgaagacgaggatgaatACGACAGCCGGTGTGGGAAGCGCAGTTTCACTCAGTCTTTCGAAGGGGATAATTTGGAtcacgatgacgacgatgaagacaGCGACGATTCTGTCGAAACGGAGGTAAATCCAGAACTGGCAACCCCCGACGACCCTGCATCCCTCCTGCCTCTGCCAGCAGGTGCTTCTCGCATTGTGATCCAAGCCGAACGTCTCCCAACTTTATCACCATCAGGGCCAAACGGCTCGTGGGTCTGTCCAAACGAGGAATGCGGCTATGTAGTCCGCTCGGCCGACGAGCCCGGCGCACAAGAGATCATCGAGGAGCACTTCCGGGCTCATGAGTACAACACGCAGAAAATTGACCTGGCACTGAcggaggggagaaggggccATTTGCCTATTGA TAATCTGCTAGCAAAGATTCGagagaaggggaaagagtcgttgaagaagaagaggggggtgttgggtggtAAAGACAACAAGCCAGACGAGAAGGCCCAGGTGTTTAGGGATAGGGTGAAGACTAGGTTGCTGGTTTGA
- the PUS4 gene encoding pseudouridine synthase pus4 (BUSCO:EOG09264HU0; EggNog:ENOG503NXW0; COG:J) — protein MPLFRPTPLLKMATSTGGKILEGVFGINKPIGISSAQVIRDCQNFFDPSARFAPALEQVREQRDKESKYQRNRRRRFPNKVQTKIGHGGTLDPLAGGVLILGVGKGTKSLQQFLLCTKTYETVVVFGASTDTYDRLGKIIKKGDYSNVTRDAVEKALEPFRGKYRQMPPLYSSLKMNGKPLYEYAREGKPIPREIETREVEVSELELVEWYEPGTHKHYWPDEEAGQAEKDVAQSVWRVAKAQEDGGEESAAKMAAEEESKALEEFNSKKRAAEEAVDGLVSDETRASKRAKNEEGNPEDTLMSGALEVKKEKLTQPPKGRGSDLVPVRPDDMPAPWEGKGPPAAKIRMTVTSGFYVRSLCHDLGEKLGCGAMMAELVRTRQGQFTLGGANCLEYDDLLRGEEVWGPQVESMLDKWNARPGEIQEPTVENGGIKVESEAVPAREEEPVAASG, from the coding sequence ATGCCCCTTTTCCGGCCCACGCCACTCCTGAAAATGGCCACATCCACAGGAGGCAAGATCCTCGAAGGTGTCTTCGGAATCAACAAACCCATCGGTATCTCCTCCGCCCAGGTAATCCGCGACTGCCAAAACTTTTTCGACCCCTCCGCTCGCTTCGCCCCCGCCCTCGAGCAGGTCCGTGAGCAGCGCGACAAAGAGTCCAAGTACCAGcgcaaccgccgccgccggttcCCCAACAAGGTCCAAACCAAAATCGGCCACGGCGGCACCCTCGACCCCCTAGCCGGCGGTGTCCTGATCCTCGGAGTCGGCAAAGGCACCAAGTCCCTTCAGCAATTCCTCCTCTGCACCAAGACGTACGAAACAGTTGTCGTCTTCGGCGCCAGCACCGATACCTACGACCGGCTGGGCAAGATCATCAAGAAGGGCGACTATTCCAACGTCACCCGCGATGCCGTCGAGAAAGCGCTGGAACCATTCCGGGGGAAATACAGACAAATGCCGCCTTTGtactcctccctcaaaatGAACGGCAAACCCCTCTACGAATACGCCCGCGAAGGCAAGCCGATCCCCCGTGAGATTGAAACTCGAGAAGTCGAAGTGTCCGAACTCGAGCTGGTAGAATGGTACGAACCCGGCACGCACAAGCACTACTGGCCCGACGAGGAAGCCGGCCAGGCAGAAAAGGACGTCGCCCAGTCCGTCTGGCGCGTGGCCAAGGCGCAGGAGGACGGAGGGGAGGAATCAGCCGCCAAGATGGCCGCAGAGGAAGAGAGCAAAGCCCTCGAGGAGTTCAACTCCAAAAAGcgcgccgccgaggaagCAGTCGACGGCCTTGTCAGCGACGAGACGCGAGCCTCCAAGAGGGCAAAGAACGAGGAGGGAAACCCAGAAGACACCCTCATGTCGGGGGCTCTTGAAGTCAAAAAGGAGAAGCtgacccaaccccccaaggGAAGGGGCTCAGATCTTGTGCCTGTCAGACCAGATGACATGCCTGCCCCGTGGGAAGGCAAGGGCCCGCCAGCAGCCAAGATCCGCATGACGGTCACGTCTGGGTTTTACGTCCGGAGTTTGTGCCATGATCTCGGGGAGAAGTTGGGATGCGGGGCCATGATGGCGGAGCTGGTCCGTACCAGGCAGGGGCAGTTCACGCTTGGGGGGGCTAACTGTCTCGAGTATGACGATTTGCTtagaggggaggaggtttgggggCCACAAGTGGAGAGCATGCTTGACAAGTGGAACGCCCGGCCGGGAGAGATCCAGGAACCGACTGTTGAAAATGGGGGTATCAAGGTAGAGTCCGAGGCAGTgccggcgagggaggaggagccggttGCTGCTAGCGGTTAA
- a CDS encoding uncharacterized protein (COG:S; EggNog:ENOG503P3CZ), whose product MIATEVMTPTTPETTGTRPRTATGPADIDSNGTDDTTPSTSTAATTSCSCPTCGTPLSLPSLPAYQQTQVALLSAQKQITELQSQIKLLNAKASAAVDRWADYEDELTKLRAQLSSESRSSTPSSPSAASSSSPTTSSSSPSPQKQPQQHQQQKQTLLQEGSPLPTPPSSVTSALPSPSRTSFLPAAATRISALLSSRKSTSNLKPLPWIPVSPRSPIPSVPPSATLYNLPSLATAPESGQMTTGDLLTALGREQARRMEVEKRLNQTSREVEELSVSLFEQANEMVASERRARAELEKRVGELVGREGERRRRLEVLERGLERIGRVRGVLGEGEA is encoded by the coding sequence ATGATCGCCACCGAGGTCATGACACCCACAACCCCAGAAACAACAGGGACAAGGCCACGAACAGCAACAGGGCCAGCAGACATCGACAGCAATGGCACCGACGATACCAcacccagcaccagcaccgccgcGACGACAAGCTGCAGCTGCCCAACCTGCggcacccccctctccctcccctcccttcccgccTACCAGCAAACCCAagtcgccctcctctccgcccagAAGCAAATCACCGAGCTCCAATCCCAGATCAAACTCCTCAACGCAAAGGCCTCAGCAGCGGTCGACCGATGGGCCGACTACGAAGACGAGCTGACGAAGCTCCGCGCTCAGTTGTCATCAGAGTCAAGATCGTCAACTCCTAGCTCCCCGTCGGcggcttcttcctcatcgccaacaacatcctcctcgtccccttCACCGCAgaaacaaccccaacaacaccaacagcagAAACAAACCTTACTTCAGGAAGGCTCCCCTTTGCCTACCCCTCCTAGTTCGGTAACATCGGCCCTTCCTTCGCCGTCAAGAACATCATTTCTTCCTGCCGCCGCAACGAGGATTTCTGCGctgttgtcgtcgaggaaATCGACGAGCAATTTGAAGCCTTTGCCTTGGATTCCGGTCTCGCCTCGTTCACCTATACCTAGTGTGCCGCCTTCTGCGACGCTTTATAATCTTCCTAGTCTGGCGACTGCTCCAGAGTCGGGGCAAATGACGACGGGGGATTTGCTGACggcgttggggagggagcaggcgaggaggatggaggtggagaagaggttgaatCAGACGAgtagggaggtggaggagctgagcGTGAGTTTGTTTGAGCAGGCGAATGAGATGGTTGCGAGcgagaggagggcgagggcggagctggagaagagggttggggagttggtgggacgggagggggagaggaggaggcggttggaggtgctggagagggggttggaaaGGATTGGACGGGTTAGGGgggtgctgggggagggggaggcgtAG
- the CSL4 gene encoding exosome 3'->5 exonuclease subunit ski4 (Csl4) (BUSCO:EOG092653O3; COG:J; EggNog:ENOG503NYXY) gives MTTSNPTLAIPGQLLGSTSRYQPGPGTHIHNHNVHASLMGTVHIAQPAKAPGPVKRLTKITPAPAPAELPTISVTVPTRSAGSDPAGQKKREVLPEVGNVVLCRVIRITPRQAVVAILVCGDTVLDAEWQGLIRVQDVRATEKDRVKIYESFRPGDIVRAEVISLGDQANYYLSTARNELGVILATSEAGNAMHPVSWKEYRDPETGLTELRKVAKPY, from the exons ATGACAACATCAAACCCCACCTTGGCCATCCCAGGCCAGCTCTTGGGTTCAACATCCCGATACCAGCCCGGGCCAGGGACTCACATTCACAATCACAACGTTCATGCTTCGCTCATGGGCACAGTACACATCGCTCAACCTGCTAAAGCTCCAGGACCAGTGAAGCGGCTCACAAAAATCACACCGGCCCCGGCCCCTGCGGAGCTCCCCACAATCTCGGTGACGGTCCCCACGCGGTCCGCGGGCTCCGACCCCGCCGGCCAAAAGAAGCGCGAGGTGCTGCCCGAGGTAGGGAATGTGGTACTCTGCAGAGTGATTCGCATCACACCGAGGCAGGCTGTTGTTGCGATACTGGTGTGCGGCGACACGGTGCTGGATGCTGAATGGCAGGGCTTGATCCGTGTGCAGGATGTCAGGGCTACAGAGAAGGACAGGGTCAAGATCTATGAGAGCTTCAGACCGGGGGATATCGTCAGGGCTGAAGTG ATCTCACTGGGTGACCAGGCTAACTATTATCTTTCCACTGCTCGTAATGAGCTGGGTGTTATTTTAGCCACGAGTGAAGCCGGCAATGCGATGCATCCTGTCAGTTGGAAGGAGTACCGGGACCCGGAGACCGGCTTGACTGAGTTGAGAAAGGTTGCGAAGCCAtattga
- the ERG2 gene encoding C-8 sterol isomerase (EggNog:ENOG503NY94; COG:T), which translates to MAPKSSSPAKKATACACSQKSCCSSLTTFFKWFAILFAVLAPIFYVLDQNVDKFYVFNLPQLDAVTKAAINAHPGDTKAMVKYIVDELKADVTVSRYVNTDEQWVFNNAGGAMGAMYIIHASFTEYLIIFGTAIGTEGHTGRHTADDYFHILTGTQTAYVPGEYEPEVYPPGTIHHLRRGDVKQYRMPESCFALEYARGWIPPMLFFGFADGLFSTLDFPTLWRTTYLTAEQMLGNLVKGKF; encoded by the exons ATGGCACCCAAATCCTCTTCcccggccaagaaggccaccGCCTGTGCTTGCAGCCAGAAGAGCTGCTGCAGCAGtctcaccaccttcttcaagTGGTTCGCCATCCTCTTCGCCGTCCTGGCTCCCATCTTCTACGTCCTCGACCAAAACGTCGACAAGTTCTACgtcttcaacctcccccagctcGATGCCGTCACCAAGGCCGCCATCAACGCCCACCCCGGCGACACCAAGGCCATGGTCAAGTACATCGTCGACGAGCTCAAGGCCGACGTGACCGTCAGCCGCTACGTCAACACCGATGAGCAGTGGGTATTCAACAACGCCGGCGGCGCCATGGGAGCCATGTACATCATCCATGCCA GTTTCACCGAAtacctcatcatcttcggcACCGCCATCGGCACAGAAGGCCACACGGGCCGCCACACCGCCGATGACTACTTCCACATCCTCACCGGCACACAAACCGCCTACGTCCCCGGCGAGTATGAGCCCGAGGTCTATCCCCCGGGaaccatccaccacctccgccgcgGCGACGTCAAGCAGTACCGCATGCCCGAGTCCTGCTTCGCCCTCGAGTACGCGCGCGGGTGGATCCCCCCCATGCTCTTTTTCGGCTTCGCCGACGGTCTCTTCAGCACGCTGGACTTCCCCACCTTGTGGAGGACGACGTATCTTACTGCTGAGCAGATGTTGGGGAATCTTGTCAAGGGCAAGTTTTAA
- a CDS encoding uncharacterized protein (COG:K; EggNog:ENOG503NYBD), with protein sequence MTVELHSDLAYRPAPAPREIRINTHPQTEIERRHKHSRSSYSDGSPLMSRNNSLTFRPAKRFLTGPDKTIAVINAAGRQAASFIRVATAVGYHVRAQMRNLEGVIATEVATNPNVTVLLGELYTKEKSKPGEPAQIDVSKNGPISGIGVNHNLIKELFRGTQLAFINTTFYGDENLIGEALADAAKAAGIQHYVYSSMPDHNTYNPDWPSLPLWSSKHQVEEYVRKIGLPATFVYTGIYNNNFTSLPYPLFCTALQKDGSFVWQAPFHPDAKLPWLDAEHDVGPAVLQIFKDGVKKWGGGKRIALAYEMLTPREACRHFAKGVGRPVRYVQGPIEVTVPIPEGYRCQLEALETLFTLGGDDPKKQPPYFGDLELENDCPKTALELWEGPRGLEEYAREVFPLEEHANGLTWMLEEEDEGETEPENNGNGNDYGVKSGSNHQPEEGHANGDRNHHQQQNGSVPRNGEYHHHQHQNGDRHDSEDEDDDDEDEGLVMRGPKREDEGWLA encoded by the coding sequence ATGACGGTCGAGCTACACTCAGACCTTGCCTACAGGCCGGCCCCGGCACCCAGGGAAATCAGgatcaacacccacccccaaaccgaAATCGAGAGGCGACACAAACACTCCAGGTCCTCCTACTCAGATGGCTCACCCCTCATGTCGAGGAATAATTCTTTGACCTTCCGCCCGGCCAAAAGGTTTCTGACCGGTCCTGATAAGACAATCGCCGTTATCAATGCTGCTGGCAGACAGGCTGCTTCCTTCATCCGGGTTGCCACAGCAGTCGGCTACCATGTTCGAGCCCAGATGAGGAATCTCGAGGGCGTGATCGCTACCGAAGTGGCCACCAATCCCAACGTGACGGTCCTCCTTGGAGAGCTGTACAcaaaggagaagagcaaaCCCGGCGAGCCTGCACAGATTGACGTATCTAAGAATGGTCCTATCTCCGGCATCGGCGTCAATCACAACCTGATCAAGGAGCTCTTCCGGGGTACCCAGCTGGCCTTTATCAACACCACATTTTATGGCGATGAGAATCTCATCGGCGAGGCTCTTGCCGACGCAGCAAAGGCGGCAGGCATTCAGCATTATGTTTATTCATCCATGCCGGATCACAACACTTATAACCCAGACTGGCCATCGCTGCCACTTTGGTCTTCGAAGCACCAGGTCGAGGAATATGTTAGGAAAATCGGGTTGCCAGCAACGTTTGTTTACACGGGTATATATAACAACAACTTCACATCTCTTCCGTACCCTCTGTTTTGCACCGCCCTGCAAAAAGACGGCTCCTTTGTCTGGCAGGCCCCTTTTCACCCTGACGCCAAGCTTCCTTGGCTTGATGCAGAACATGACGTGGGGCCAGCCGTCCTTCAGATCTTCAAGGACGGTGTGAAGAAATGGGGCGGCGGCAAGCGCATCGCTCTCGCCTACGAGATGCTCACTCCCAGGGAGGCGTGCCGCCACTTTGCGAAGGGGGTCGGTCGGCCGGTGCGCTATGTCCAAGGCCCGATTGAGGTCACGGTGCCGATTCCCGAGGGTTATCGCTGCCAGCTGGAGGCTCTGGAGACGTTGTTCACCCTTGGAGGTGACGACCCGAAGAAGCAGCCCCCTTACTTTGGCGACCTCGAGCTGGAGAACGACTGCCCCAAGACTGCCCTGGAGCTCTGGGAAGGACCACGAGGGCTGGAGGAGTATGCGCGCGAGGTTTTCCCTCTGGAGGAGCACGCGAATGGTTTGACGTGGAtgctggaagaggaggacgaaggcGAGACGGAGCCGGAGAACAATGGCAACGGTAACGATTATGGCGTCAAGAGCGGCAGTAATCACCAGCCAGAAGAGGGACACGCAAACGGGGACCGtaatcaccaccaacaacaaaacgGGTCGGTTCCGAGAAATGGGGagtatcaccaccaccaacaccaaaatGGAGACAGGCACGACtctgaagatgaggatgatgacgacgaggatgagggtcTGGTGATGCGAGGTCCCAAGCGGGAGGATGAAGGGTGGCTTGCATAG